The Pseudanabaena galeata CCNP1313 genome includes a region encoding these proteins:
- a CDS encoding efflux RND transporter periplasmic adaptor subunit: protein MKAIWMLAAITGLSVGITSCGAAKDATQAQTQSQKPSTAVDVAIAKFDTLQAGTEYTGTTAPIREVSVKSRLEGRLLDLNVDVGDRVAAGQAIAQLDDAVLSATVLQAEAEVAAREAEVSQASAGVGNARAQVERARLEYQQAQADANRFTQLAKDGAVSSQTAETAITRARTAEQSLRSAEQQVSLQQQTVGASSQRVLAQEAIRLREQERQSYTTITAPISGVVLERVSETGNLLFAGNDVIKLGDFSQVKVIVLISELEISKVRLNQSVDVRFDTFPNQKFTGTVRRISPVADPVARLIPVEVVVPNRDNKLGSGQLARVQFSSSQARQIVIAETALEAAGRPTQAPKDANTQPNQQARPKTDTKSNANGAEKGKPKTGSVFVITGDPKEPKVAARKVTLGDRRDGKVVILSGLQEGDRIVVRSGGKLQDGDAVKLSVLSESSK, encoded by the coding sequence ATGAAAGCTATTTGGATGTTAGCGGCGATCACAGGCTTATCAGTTGGAATTACTAGCTGTGGTGCAGCTAAAGATGCAACTCAAGCCCAGACCCAAAGCCAAAAACCATCTACAGCCGTAGATGTGGCGATCGCTAAGTTTGATACTCTCCAAGCTGGGACAGAGTACACAGGCACAACTGCACCAATCAGAGAAGTGTCGGTCAAATCGCGATTGGAAGGGCGTTTGCTAGATTTAAATGTAGATGTCGGCGATCGCGTTGCCGCAGGACAAGCAATCGCCCAATTGGATGATGCAGTTCTATCTGCAACTGTGCTACAAGCTGAAGCAGAAGTTGCGGCAAGGGAAGCAGAAGTGTCGCAAGCAAGTGCGGGTGTGGGAAATGCTCGCGCCCAAGTAGAACGAGCCAGACTGGAATATCAACAAGCACAAGCTGATGCGAATCGCTTCACCCAATTGGCTAAAGATGGAGCCGTATCTTCCCAAACTGCGGAAACTGCAATTACCCGTGCGCGAACTGCCGAGCAATCATTGCGATCGGCGGAGCAGCAAGTCAGTCTTCAGCAACAAACGGTGGGAGCAAGTTCACAAAGAGTTCTAGCTCAAGAAGCCATCAGATTAAGGGAACAGGAGCGTCAATCCTATACTACGATTACTGCACCAATTAGTGGTGTTGTGTTAGAGCGAGTAAGTGAAACTGGCAATCTTCTATTCGCAGGGAATGACGTTATAAAATTAGGTGATTTTAGTCAAGTTAAGGTAATTGTGCTGATTTCGGAACTGGAAATTAGTAAGGTTCGTTTAAATCAATCGGTTGACGTGCGATTTGACACATTCCCCAATCAAAAGTTTACAGGAACAGTAAGAAGGATTTCACCAGTAGCTGATCCCGTAGCCCGTCTCATCCCAGTGGAAGTTGTAGTTCCTAACCGTGACAATAAACTGGGTAGCGGTCAATTAGCGAGAGTGCAGTTTTCAAGTAGTCAGGCTCGCCAGATTGTGATCGCCGAAACTGCTCTAGAAGCAGCAGGACGACCGACTCAAGCACCTAAAGATGCAAATACCCAGCCTAATCAACAAGCAAGGCCGAAAACAGATACCAAGTCTAATGCTAATGGTGCTGAAAAAGGAAAGCCGAAAACTGGCTCAGTTTTTGTGATTACGGGTGATCCGAAAGAGCCAAAAGTGGCGGCGCGGAAGGTTACTCTTGGCGATCGCCGTGATGGCAAAGTTGTGATTCTCTCTGGCTTGCAAGAAGGCGATCGCATTGTGGTTAGGAGTGGTGGCAAGTTACAGGATGGTGATGCTGTCAAGCTCAGCGTGTTATCGGAATCTTCTAAGTAA